The Geothrix sp. genome window below encodes:
- a CDS encoding tetratricopeptide repeat protein, with the protein MPDVRLSLLGALLAASLYAAPPDDARALMLQARALQLRGGGEDPAAAAALYKRVVALVPGSAEAHLRLSEALQEAQDPAAALASARRAVELAPGNAEARAHLGLLLYQLAQKDAARWPEAVKELRAATILLPQDPELWARLGEASEQVKDGEGALRAWLRLGRIRPSFMPAWEHAAIQARAQQNYEGRRESVLALNARSPEDRHLRMLEELAREQIQAGYLAHAEESFLLLARHLPQEPGLWENVALVRLQTSRFEEALETLARAEALKPTPRLSFNTALAQMNLGQFPAAEARLRKLVDQDIEEARIADGAQALYAEALLLQGKGRELLDFLRHHPARTRVAGELQVFTCQAHISGNDWKSALAALQEGIEKFPKVPFFQQASELPPKYLEYRFFARKEARAALEQLHLEGMAAIWSEFRRWDKCLECLEKARTLGPVRGADILIMQSSAYEQVGRPDDSLRVLREAQKMDPTNPLVQNNLGYLLLERELNLEEAATLIEASAKATPDNGNVVDSLGWAQFKLGRLDEAEATLRRAAEVSPFSPEVRKHLGEVLVKQGKLAEAAEQWERALAFVFPDRSALEKRLGELRIRMAKEQAKKVQETPPPVSGADPVPDPVPDDDGEDQP; encoded by the coding sequence GTGCCTGATGTCCGACTCTCCCTTCTCGGGGCCCTCCTTGCGGCTTCCCTCTACGCCGCGCCTCCGGACGATGCGCGTGCGCTGATGCTCCAGGCCCGTGCCCTCCAGCTGCGGGGTGGGGGCGAGGACCCCGCGGCGGCGGCGGCGCTCTACAAGCGCGTGGTGGCCCTGGTGCCGGGCAGCGCGGAGGCCCACCTGCGGTTGTCCGAGGCCCTCCAGGAAGCCCAGGATCCAGCGGCCGCGCTGGCCTCGGCCCGCCGGGCCGTGGAATTGGCGCCAGGCAATGCCGAGGCCCGGGCCCACCTGGGCCTGCTGCTCTACCAACTCGCCCAGAAGGATGCGGCGCGGTGGCCGGAAGCCGTGAAGGAGCTGCGGGCGGCGACGATCCTGCTGCCCCAGGATCCCGAGCTCTGGGCCCGCCTGGGGGAGGCCTCCGAGCAGGTGAAGGATGGCGAAGGGGCCCTGCGTGCCTGGCTCCGCCTGGGCCGCATCCGCCCGAGCTTCATGCCGGCCTGGGAACATGCGGCCATCCAGGCCCGGGCCCAGCAGAACTACGAGGGGCGGCGGGAATCGGTGCTGGCCCTGAACGCCCGGAGCCCCGAGGATCGCCACCTCCGCATGCTGGAGGAGCTGGCCCGGGAGCAGATCCAGGCCGGGTATCTGGCGCACGCCGAGGAGAGCTTCCTGCTCCTGGCCCGGCACCTGCCCCAGGAGCCCGGGCTTTGGGAGAATGTGGCCCTGGTGAGGCTGCAGACCTCCCGCTTCGAGGAGGCCCTGGAGACCCTGGCCCGCGCGGAGGCCCTGAAACCCACGCCCCGTCTTTCCTTCAACACCGCGCTGGCCCAGATGAACCTGGGGCAGTTCCCGGCGGCTGAAGCGCGGCTCCGGAAGCTGGTGGACCAGGACATCGAGGAGGCGCGCATCGCCGACGGGGCTCAGGCCCTCTACGCCGAGGCGCTCCTGCTCCAGGGCAAGGGGCGCGAGCTGCTGGATTTCCTGCGCCACCACCCGGCCCGAACCCGGGTCGCAGGCGAACTCCAGGTCTTCACCTGCCAGGCCCACATCAGCGGCAACGACTGGAAGAGCGCCCTGGCCGCCCTGCAGGAGGGTATCGAGAAATTTCCCAAGGTTCCCTTCTTCCAGCAGGCCTCTGAGCTTCCACCCAAGTACCTGGAGTACCGGTTCTTCGCCCGCAAGGAGGCCCGCGCGGCCCTCGAGCAGCTCCACCTCGAGGGCATGGCGGCCATCTGGTCGGAATTCCGGCGCTGGGACAAGTGCCTCGAGTGCCTCGAGAAGGCCCGGACCCTGGGGCCCGTGCGGGGCGCGGACATCCTGATCATGCAGAGCAGCGCCTACGAGCAGGTGGGCCGTCCCGACGATTCGCTGCGGGTGCTGCGCGAGGCCCAGAAGATGGACCCGACCAATCCCCTGGTGCAGAACAACCTCGGCTACCTCCTCCTGGAGCGGGAGCTGAACCTGGAGGAGGCCGCGACCCTCATCGAGGCCAGCGCCAAGGCCACGCCGGACAATGGCAATGTGGTGGACAGCCTGGGCTGGGCCCAGTTCAAGCTGGGCCGCCTCGACGAGGCCGAAGCCACCCTCCGCCGCGCAGCGGAGGTGAGCCCGTTCAGCCCCGAGGTCCGCAAGCACCTTGGCGAAGTCCTGGTGAAGCAGGGGAAGCTGGCCGAAGCCGCCGAGCAGTGGGAGCGCGCCCTGGCCTTCGTCTTCCCGGACCGGAGCGCCCTGGAGAAGCGCCTGGGCGAGCTCCGCATCCGCATGGCCAAGGAGCAGGCCAAGAAGGTTCAGGAGACGCCACCTCCGGTGTCGGGCGCCGATCCCGTGCCTGATCCCGTGCCCGACGACGACGGGGAGGACCAGCCTTGA
- a CDS encoding S1/P1 nuclease: MKRLLLPLLLAATLPLSAWGDKGHRIASALALKGLPPDPRAWFAGREGEVEDHASDPDHWRQDRKEGPRHFLDMEPYGGPDHLPRTLEEARERLGGDFHRLGVVPWIIQDRWHDLVEAFRSGDPARVALATSILGHYIADSHVPLHTTLNHDGQATNQRGIHSRWETGLVERFLQPGDLEALPAEADPAFLTRPWDWLQASHALLPQLLEDDRSADRTTPLGDRGKLRTQAYWLIFGAKQGPVAKRQLQLAGKHLGDAVLNAWIAAGRPAPPAKPVP, encoded by the coding sequence ATGAAGCGCCTGCTGCTTCCGCTGCTGCTTGCGGCCACGCTGCCCCTGTCCGCCTGGGGCGACAAGGGCCATCGGATCGCCAGCGCCCTGGCGTTGAAGGGCCTGCCTCCGGACCCGCGCGCCTGGTTCGCGGGCCGCGAAGGCGAGGTGGAGGACCATGCCTCGGATCCCGACCACTGGCGCCAGGATCGCAAGGAGGGCCCCCGGCACTTCCTGGACATGGAGCCGTATGGCGGGCCTGACCACCTCCCGCGCACCCTCGAGGAGGCCCGCGAGAGGCTCGGGGGCGACTTCCACCGGCTGGGCGTGGTGCCCTGGATCATCCAGGACCGCTGGCACGACCTGGTCGAGGCCTTCCGTTCCGGCGATCCGGCCCGGGTGGCCCTCGCCACCTCGATTCTGGGCCACTACATCGCGGATTCGCATGTGCCCCTGCACACCACCCTGAACCACGATGGCCAGGCCACGAACCAGCGGGGCATCCACAGCCGCTGGGAGACCGGGTTGGTGGAGCGGTTCCTCCAGCCGGGGGACCTGGAAGCCCTGCCGGCGGAGGCGGATCCAGCTTTCCTGACCCGCCCCTGGGACTGGCTCCAGGCGTCTCACGCGCTTCTGCCGCAGCTGCTGGAGGACGACCGCAGCGCCGACCGCACCACGCCCCTGGGAGATCGCGGCAAGCTCCGCACCCAGGCCTATTGGCTGATCTTCGGAGCCAAGCAGGGCCCGGTGGCGAAGCGGCAGCTCCAGCTGGCCGGAAAACACCTCGGCGACGCCGTGCTCAACGCCTGGATCGCCGCCGGCAGGCCCGCTCCCCCGGCCAAGCCGGTTCCCTGA
- a CDS encoding CobW family GTP-binding protein, whose translation MTDHAPLEVLIVTGPLGAGKTTVVNRLLKAEVAGGRRVAVLINEFGAVSVDGTLVDAERPELAGVENLVNGCVCCSLRNDVVATLQAWCDQPEGQRPERVVLETTGLADPTDLLDLEQEPALAGRLRLAGLLTVISCLAPVDHLKTRPLLHRQAALASLIHLSKGDLDPSAAVAWEGELRTAFRQIPLVPTRHGEAPEGGPDPWRGDLRPLPEGWEAAGDTSFAAARSFSLHWDHPVDPAALEALLLAPPAQGELLRAKGVCVFEGWAVRNDGSDRWAFQLADGRLEISPLPLQGDGTAAACVAVVIGTGLDALHWKKTLRSLERAPAGQRRKISL comes from the coding sequence ATGACCGATCACGCCCCCCTGGAAGTCCTCATCGTCACCGGCCCCCTGGGTGCCGGGAAGACCACGGTCGTGAATCGCCTTCTGAAAGCCGAAGTGGCCGGAGGACGCCGGGTGGCGGTGCTCATCAACGAGTTCGGCGCCGTCAGCGTGGACGGCACCCTGGTGGATGCGGAGCGGCCCGAGCTGGCGGGCGTGGAGAACCTGGTGAACGGCTGCGTCTGCTGCAGCCTGCGGAACGATGTGGTGGCCACCCTCCAGGCCTGGTGCGACCAGCCCGAGGGCCAGCGCCCCGAGCGCGTGGTGCTGGAGACCACGGGCCTGGCCGATCCCACGGACCTCCTCGACCTGGAACAGGAGCCGGCCCTGGCGGGGCGCCTGCGTCTGGCGGGCCTGCTCACCGTCATCTCTTGCCTGGCTCCTGTCGATCACCTCAAGACCAGGCCCCTGCTCCACCGCCAGGCAGCCCTTGCCAGCCTCATCCACCTCAGCAAGGGCGATCTCGACCCTTCGGCGGCGGTGGCCTGGGAAGGCGAGCTGCGCACGGCCTTCCGGCAGATCCCGCTGGTGCCCACGCGCCACGGCGAGGCCCCCGAGGGCGGCCCCGATCCCTGGCGGGGCGATCTGCGTCCGCTCCCCGAAGGCTGGGAAGCCGCCGGTGACACCAGCTTCGCGGCGGCGCGCTCCTTCAGCCTGCACTGGGACCACCCGGTGGACCCCGCGGCCCTGGAAGCCCTGCTCTTGGCGCCCCCAGCTCAGGGCGAGCTCCTGCGCGCCAAGGGCGTCTGCGTCTTCGAGGGCTGGGCCGTCCGCAACGACGGCAGCGATCGCTGGGCCTTCCAGCTGGCGGATGGCCGCCTGGAAATTTCGCCCCTGCCGCTGCAGGGGGATGGCACGGCGGCGGCCTGCGTGGCCGTGGTGATCGGCACGGGCCTCGACGCCCTCCATTGGAAGAAAACCTTGCGTTCGCTGGAGCGCGCCCCCGCAGGCCAGCGGCGAAAAATCTCGCTCTGA
- a CDS encoding 3-dehydroquinate synthase family protein: MRLATPSGFATEVFLLEAPDKGLLPDGHWTLVGDMRLREAWTGAGMPEPGDALWVTVPEEEKKLRTVIPWLEHWARVPLHRDATVVALGGGVVSDLVGLGAALYLRGVAWQVWPTTLLAMADASLGGKTGADLAAGKNLVGAFHPPKRLVACTGFLKDLPARHLENGRWELIKTALIQGEMAWAMEMLQDGPVRFAWVERALAYKAGVVHRDPREAGERRLLNLGHTLGHALEAASGYRLLHGEAVGLGLLGACLLAEEQGLKPFPPDLLDLLVRRLTPLATLIAPWPACLPLLHRDKKAKRASGHTEEAPATEVHCILPRPGESAIQRALAPRVWEVPHARLIDLLDHEAHRA, encoded by the coding sequence ATGAGGCTTGCCACGCCCTCCGGCTTCGCCACGGAGGTCTTCCTGCTGGAGGCCCCGGACAAGGGCCTGTTGCCGGATGGCCACTGGACCCTGGTGGGTGACATGCGCCTGCGGGAGGCCTGGACGGGCGCGGGCATGCCCGAGCCGGGCGATGCCCTGTGGGTGACGGTGCCCGAAGAGGAGAAGAAGCTGCGCACCGTGATTCCCTGGCTGGAGCACTGGGCCCGGGTGCCTCTCCACCGGGATGCCACGGTGGTGGCCCTGGGCGGCGGTGTGGTCTCGGACCTGGTGGGACTGGGCGCGGCGCTCTACCTGCGCGGCGTGGCCTGGCAGGTCTGGCCCACGACCCTCCTGGCCATGGCGGATGCCTCCCTGGGCGGCAAGACCGGCGCCGATCTGGCCGCGGGCAAGAATCTGGTGGGGGCCTTCCACCCCCCCAAGCGCCTCGTGGCCTGCACGGGATTCCTGAAGGACCTCCCCGCGCGCCACCTCGAGAACGGCCGCTGGGAGCTGATCAAGACCGCCCTGATCCAGGGCGAGATGGCCTGGGCGATGGAGATGCTCCAGGACGGACCGGTCCGGTTCGCCTGGGTGGAGCGGGCCCTCGCCTACAAGGCCGGGGTGGTGCACCGCGATCCCCGCGAGGCGGGCGAGCGGCGTCTGCTGAACCTGGGCCACACCCTCGGCCATGCCCTCGAGGCCGCCTCGGGCTACCGGCTGCTCCACGGCGAGGCGGTGGGGTTGGGTCTGCTGGGCGCCTGCCTGTTGGCGGAGGAGCAGGGCCTGAAGCCCTTCCCTCCAGACCTTCTCGACCTCCTGGTTCGGCGCCTGACGCCCTTGGCGACCCTCATCGCCCCCTGGCCCGCCTGCCTGCCGCTGCTGCACCGCGACAAGAAGGCCAAGCGCGCGTCCGGCCACACCGAGGAGGCGCCCGCCACGGAAGTCCACTGCATCCTGCCGCGCCCCGGCGAATCCGCCATCCAGCGCGCGCTGGCGCCCCGCGTCTGGGAAGTCCCCCATGCCCGTCTCATCGACCTGCTCGACCACGAGGCCCACCGTGCCTGA
- the lepB gene encoding signal peptidase I: MAVDTTPDPTAETEIALPPGAAKGAVRDNLEVICFAMVLILFFKAFVGQQFKIPSASMRNTLMIGDHLLANKFIFAQPQWAWEEALFPMRGVKRGDIIVFRYPIDRDQDYVKRCVALPGDTVEMRNKRLFVNGKQVTGPFEHQFGRSPEGPTPGPWPPERYAGEAERPVGLWRHADAEVMALHARNQMQSMNSLIQEGFKDNMGPVTVPPGHLFAMGDNRDNSMDSRYWGFLPVDHLRGRPFIVWWSFREGDTDNDNGRVPEGPADVATDFIDAARHFFTRTRWERTGTIPE, translated from the coding sequence ATGGCCGTTGACACCACCCCTGACCCGACCGCCGAGACCGAGATCGCCCTGCCGCCCGGCGCCGCCAAGGGGGCCGTGCGCGACAACCTGGAAGTGATCTGTTTCGCCATGGTGCTGATCCTGTTCTTCAAGGCCTTCGTGGGCCAGCAGTTCAAGATCCCTTCAGCCTCCATGCGCAACACGCTGATGATCGGCGACCACCTGCTGGCCAACAAGTTCATCTTCGCCCAGCCCCAGTGGGCCTGGGAGGAGGCCCTCTTCCCCATGCGCGGCGTGAAGCGCGGCGACATCATCGTGTTCCGCTACCCCATCGACCGCGACCAGGACTATGTGAAGCGCTGCGTGGCCCTGCCGGGAGACACCGTGGAGATGCGCAACAAGCGCCTCTTCGTGAACGGCAAGCAGGTCACCGGCCCCTTCGAACACCAGTTCGGCCGCAGCCCCGAAGGCCCCACGCCCGGCCCCTGGCCCCCCGAGCGCTACGCCGGCGAGGCCGAGCGGCCCGTGGGCCTCTGGCGCCACGCCGATGCCGAAGTGATGGCGCTCCACGCGCGGAACCAGATGCAGTCCATGAACAGCCTCATCCAGGAGGGGTTCAAGGACAACATGGGCCCCGTCACCGTGCCGCCCGGCCACCTCTTCGCCATGGGCGACAACCGGGACAACAGCATGGACAGCCGCTACTGGGGCTTCCTGCCTGTCGACCACCTGCGGGGCCGTCCCTTCATCGTGTGGTGGAGCTTCCGCGAGGGCGATACGGACAACGACAACGGCCGGGTGCCTGAAGGCCCCGCGGATGTGGCCACCGACTTCATCGATGCGGCCCGCCACTTCTTCACCCGCACCCGCTGGGAGCGGACCGGCACCATCCCGGAATAG
- a CDS encoding Tex family protein produces the protein MDQVLDLMAKELKLPRAGVAAIVALLEEGNTVPFIARYRKEATGSLDEVAIRAVEDRHAYYKDLLDRRKTVLKSIDEQGKLSPELKAKIETTWVKAELEDLYLPYKPKKRTKATVARERGLEPLLDSLLADESGADPFVIAEPFIKDEDGLRSPSECMEGAGHILAERLSEDAALRAWLRLEFHEQGVLKSEVREERKADQAALRFKPYFDFSEPIRKIPSHRLLALRRGEKEEILTVKLLVERENLVSQLVSKVPANPGSGYRRFLNEVAGDAFDRLLAPTIESEVRYEAKKKADAEAIKVFQTNLDHLLLAPPAGQRCTLGVDPGIRTGCKLVVINRLGQLVQNEVIYPLEPKRDLDGSRAILEKLCTGNPIEAIAIGNGTGGREVEAFIREWLKETNRTGLICVSVSEAGASVYSASDIAREEFPEHDVTVRGAVSIARRFQDPLAELVKVDPKSIGVGQYQHDVNQTALKKGLDDVVESCVNRVGVDLNSASYKLLAYVAGIGEGLAKNIVTHRFEHGAFKRREQLLEISRFGAKAFQQAAGFLRIHDGEDPLDASAVHPESYPVVQRICQLAGKTVPELIGNDTVLDALDPKLLVDEKFGVETVKDILAELKKPGRDPRHQFEIVQFREGVNKPSDLEVGMELQGIVTNVTDFGAFVDVGVHQDGLVHLSEIAHRYVKNPADALSVGQAVKVKVLAVDLQAKRIALSIKALLAAPQGAAAGASGAPPQHRRRPNRPEGNQARPQAGARPPRIDGPRPPRAEGARPPRPQGPRPPRPEGASALRPEGNRPPRPERETRPSQSPAKREPVAPATNSSLSDLMAKFNKGPR, from the coding sequence GTGGATCAAGTGCTCGACCTCATGGCCAAGGAGTTGAAGCTCCCCCGCGCTGGCGTCGCCGCCATCGTGGCGCTGCTGGAGGAGGGCAACACGGTGCCCTTCATCGCCCGCTACCGGAAGGAGGCGACCGGCTCGCTCGACGAAGTGGCCATCCGCGCCGTCGAAGACCGCCATGCCTACTACAAGGACCTGCTGGACCGCCGGAAGACCGTGCTGAAGTCCATCGACGAGCAGGGCAAGCTCAGCCCCGAGCTGAAGGCCAAGATCGAGACCACCTGGGTAAAGGCGGAACTCGAGGATCTCTACCTGCCCTACAAGCCCAAGAAGCGCACCAAGGCCACGGTGGCCAGGGAGCGGGGCCTGGAGCCCCTGCTGGATTCCCTGCTGGCCGACGAGAGCGGGGCCGACCCCTTCGTCATCGCAGAACCCTTCATCAAAGACGAGGACGGCCTGCGGTCGCCCTCGGAGTGCATGGAGGGTGCGGGCCACATCCTGGCGGAGCGGTTGTCCGAGGATGCCGCCCTCCGCGCCTGGCTGCGCCTGGAGTTCCATGAGCAGGGCGTGTTGAAGTCCGAGGTCCGCGAGGAGCGCAAGGCGGACCAGGCCGCGCTGCGGTTCAAGCCCTACTTCGACTTCTCGGAGCCCATCCGCAAGATCCCCAGCCACCGCCTGCTGGCCCTGCGCCGCGGCGAGAAGGAGGAGATCCTCACCGTCAAGCTCCTGGTGGAACGCGAGAACCTGGTCTCCCAGCTGGTGTCCAAGGTGCCGGCGAACCCCGGCAGCGGCTACCGCCGTTTCCTCAACGAGGTGGCGGGCGACGCCTTCGACCGCCTGCTGGCCCCCACCATCGAGTCCGAAGTCCGCTACGAGGCCAAGAAGAAGGCCGATGCCGAGGCCATCAAGGTGTTCCAGACCAACCTCGACCACCTGCTGCTGGCGCCCCCCGCGGGCCAGCGCTGCACCCTGGGCGTGGACCCCGGCATCCGCACCGGCTGCAAGCTGGTGGTCATCAACCGCCTGGGCCAGCTCGTGCAGAACGAGGTGATCTATCCCCTGGAGCCCAAGCGCGATCTCGATGGCAGCCGCGCCATCCTCGAGAAGCTCTGCACCGGAAATCCCATCGAGGCCATCGCCATCGGCAACGGCACTGGCGGCCGCGAGGTGGAGGCCTTCATCCGCGAGTGGCTGAAGGAGACGAACCGCACGGGCCTCATCTGCGTGAGCGTGAGCGAGGCGGGCGCCTCGGTCTACTCCGCCAGCGACATCGCCCGGGAGGAGTTCCCCGAGCACGATGTCACCGTGCGCGGCGCCGTGAGCATTGCCCGCCGCTTCCAGGATCCCCTGGCCGAACTGGTGAAGGTCGATCCCAAGAGCATCGGCGTGGGCCAGTACCAGCACGATGTGAACCAGACCGCCCTCAAGAAGGGCCTGGACGATGTGGTGGAGAGCTGCGTGAACCGCGTGGGCGTGGATCTCAACAGCGCCTCGTACAAGCTGCTGGCCTATGTGGCAGGCATCGGCGAGGGCCTGGCGAAGAACATCGTGACCCACCGCTTCGAGCACGGCGCCTTCAAGCGCCGCGAACAGCTCCTGGAGATCAGCCGCTTCGGCGCCAAAGCCTTCCAGCAGGCCGCGGGTTTCCTCCGCATCCACGACGGCGAGGATCCCCTGGATGCCTCCGCCGTGCACCCCGAGAGCTACCCCGTGGTGCAGCGCATCTGCCAGCTGGCGGGCAAGACTGTGCCCGAGCTCATCGGCAACGACACCGTGCTGGATGCCCTGGATCCGAAGCTCCTCGTCGACGAGAAGTTCGGCGTGGAAACCGTGAAGGACATCCTGGCCGAACTGAAGAAGCCCGGCCGCGACCCCCGACACCAGTTCGAGATCGTCCAGTTCCGTGAGGGCGTGAACAAGCCCAGCGACCTGGAAGTCGGCATGGAGCTCCAGGGCATCGTCACGAATGTGACCGACTTCGGCGCCTTCGTGGATGTGGGCGTCCACCAGGACGGCCTGGTGCACCTCTCCGAAATCGCCCACCGCTATGTGAAGAACCCCGCGGATGCCCTCAGCGTGGGCCAGGCCGTGAAGGTGAAAGTGCTGGCGGTGGACCTGCAGGCCAAGCGCATCGCCCTGTCCATCAAGGCCCTGCTGGCGGCGCCCCAGGGCGCGGCCGCAGGCGCGTCGGGAGCTCCGCCCCAGCACCGCCGCCGGCCCAACCGGCCCGAGGGCAATCAGGCCCGGCCCCAGGCCGGCGCCCGCCCACCCAGAATCGACGGTCCCCGCCCCCCCCGGGCCGAGGGCGCCCGGCCACCTCGGCCCCAGGGGCCCCGTCCGCCCCGGCCCGAAGGGGCCAGCGCGCTCCGGCCTGAAGGGAACCGTCCCCCTCGCCCCGAGCGAGAGACCCGCCCTTCGCAGTCCCCGGCCAAACGCGAGCCCGTAGCCCCGGCCACCAACTCCTCGCTGTCCGATCTGATGGCCAAGTTCAACAAGGGGCCCCGCTAA
- a CDS encoding M28 family peptidase, translating to MGPWTLTFLAAALVAPVPPSGSETAVAARLRRDVGYLASPALKGRGNGYPELEQAAGRIAREWKALGLKAQIQRFPFIAKVVREQQEAVLLHGDEGRPLVWGRDLEALGFSGDADFRNKPLAFLGYGVQIPGGYDDLAGIELKGRVAVIARAVPDLDAFAHLPRGERSLLARLKRLETAQVAAVLVLEEGGLRPLQREEGPVKFDIPVLGLSPEALGAACGDLQARFKTIKATGKPASQDFIYAPWTALTLKLKLRREEAQVPNVVAVIPGRDPKLRKEYIVLGAHLDHLGLGERHSMGGAEARGQVHPGADDNASGSAMVVELARELKKARPRRSILLMHFGGEEEGLLGSSYWVQHPTHPLESVKFMLNFDMVGRLDPKAPKLMMGGLGAPKSAVEAAKRFAPEGFAISADVGASVGGSDHMSFSQAKIPTFFFFTGIHGEYHRPTDTADRINFEGMAKLAPFGRAVVLDLANADTLPAFDPETAKLPMKGDGGPMRIAFGTIPDYSDNPKGFRINGVSKGSTAEALGLQAGDILTKFGERPIKSIYDFMAALGAHKPGDKALIQWLRGEQTMQAEDTLRGRP from the coding sequence TCGTGGCGCCGGTGCCGCCCTCCGGCTCCGAGACGGCCGTGGCCGCCCGGCTGCGTCGCGATGTGGGCTACCTGGCCTCGCCCGCCCTCAAGGGCCGCGGCAACGGCTACCCCGAGCTGGAGCAGGCCGCCGGCCGCATCGCGCGGGAATGGAAGGCTCTGGGGCTGAAAGCGCAGATCCAGCGGTTCCCCTTCATCGCCAAGGTGGTGCGTGAGCAGCAGGAGGCCGTGCTGCTTCACGGTGATGAAGGTCGACCCCTGGTGTGGGGCCGCGACCTCGAGGCCCTGGGCTTCAGCGGGGACGCGGATTTCCGGAACAAGCCCCTGGCCTTCCTGGGCTACGGCGTGCAGATTCCCGGCGGGTATGACGACCTGGCGGGCATCGAACTGAAGGGCCGTGTGGCGGTGATCGCCCGGGCCGTGCCGGATCTGGATGCCTTCGCCCACCTGCCCCGGGGCGAGCGGAGCCTGCTGGCCCGCCTCAAGCGACTGGAGACGGCTCAGGTGGCCGCGGTCCTCGTGCTGGAAGAGGGGGGACTCCGGCCCCTGCAACGGGAAGAGGGGCCCGTGAAGTTCGACATCCCGGTCCTGGGCCTCTCTCCGGAGGCGCTCGGTGCGGCCTGCGGGGATCTCCAGGCCCGGTTCAAGACCATCAAGGCGACGGGCAAGCCCGCCAGCCAGGACTTCATCTATGCCCCCTGGACCGCCCTCACGCTGAAGCTGAAGCTCCGCCGCGAAGAAGCCCAGGTGCCCAATGTGGTGGCGGTGATCCCCGGCCGGGATCCCAAGCTCCGGAAGGAATACATCGTCCTCGGTGCGCACCTCGACCACCTCGGCCTGGGCGAGCGGCACAGCATGGGCGGCGCCGAGGCCCGCGGCCAGGTGCATCCCGGCGCCGACGACAATGCCTCGGGGTCGGCGATGGTGGTGGAATTGGCGCGGGAACTGAAGAAGGCCCGGCCCCGGCGCTCCATCCTGCTCATGCATTTCGGGGGCGAGGAGGAGGGCCTGCTGGGCTCGAGCTACTGGGTGCAGCACCCGACCCACCCCCTGGAATCCGTGAAGTTCATGCTCAACTTCGACATGGTGGGCCGCCTGGATCCCAAGGCGCCCAAGCTGATGATGGGTGGCCTGGGCGCCCCGAAATCCGCCGTGGAGGCAGCCAAGAGGTTCGCCCCCGAGGGCTTCGCCATCAGCGCCGATGTGGGCGCCAGCGTGGGCGGCTCGGACCACATGAGCTTCTCGCAGGCGAAGATCCCCACCTTCTTCTTCTTCACCGGCATCCACGGCGAGTACCACCGGCCCACGGACACGGCGGACCGCATCAACTTCGAGGGCATGGCGAAGCTCGCGCCCTTCGGGCGGGCGGTGGTACTGGATCTGGCCAACGCCGACACGCTGCCCGCCTTCGATCCGGAGACCGCCAAGCTGCCCATGAAGGGCGACGGCGGCCCCATGCGCATCGCCTTCGGCACCATCCCGGACTACTCGGACAACCCGAAGGGCTTCCGCATCAACGGCGTCTCCAAGGGCTCCACCGCCGAGGCGCTCGGCCTCCAAGCCGGCGATATCCTCACGAAGTTCGGCGAACGGCCCATCAAGAGCATCTACGACTTCATGGCCGCCCTGGGTGCCCACAAGCCTGGGGACAAGGCCCTGATCCAATGGCTGCGCGGCGAGCAGACCATGCAGGCGGAAGACACTCTGCGGGGTCGCCCATGA